Proteins from one Sphingopyxis terrae subsp. terrae NBRC 15098 genomic window:
- the truB gene encoding tRNA pseudouridine(55) synthase TruB, whose product MNGWIIMDKPVGLGSTQAVAAVKRVCREAGLGKVKVGHGGTLDPLASGVLPIAIGEATKLCGRMLDASKVYDFTIEFGTETAGLDAEGDVVATSDVRPRLSEIAAVLPRFTGAMEQVPPAYSAIKIDGERAYDRARAGETVEMKARAVMIHSLRHSGLAEAYVAEGAEWTPDQVRGDESGEAERLDSITLTAHVSKGTYIRSLARDIARAVGTVGHVTMLRRTKAGPFALDQAISLDKLNAFGQGAAQSEIFLPLEAGLVGIPALDLSPEAAGAIRQGRVWTGGSTQDGLYWGRDADDRPVALIEALAGTLKVVRGFNL is encoded by the coding sequence ATGAACGGATGGATCATAATGGACAAGCCCGTCGGGCTCGGCTCGACGCAGGCGGTTGCCGCAGTCAAGCGCGTGTGCCGCGAAGCCGGGCTGGGCAAGGTCAAGGTCGGCCATGGCGGGACGCTCGACCCGCTTGCCTCGGGCGTGCTGCCGATCGCGATCGGCGAGGCGACGAAGCTGTGCGGGCGCATGCTCGACGCGAGCAAGGTCTATGATTTCACGATCGAGTTCGGGACCGAGACCGCCGGGCTCGACGCGGAGGGCGACGTCGTTGCGACCAGCGACGTGCGGCCGCGGCTTTCGGAAATTGCTGCGGTTCTGCCGCGCTTTACCGGCGCGATGGAACAGGTGCCGCCCGCCTATTCGGCGATCAAGATCGACGGCGAGCGCGCCTATGACCGCGCGCGCGCCGGCGAAACGGTCGAGATGAAGGCGCGGGCGGTGATGATCCACTCTCTTCGTCATTCCGGACTTGCTGAGGCATATGTTGCCGAGGGCGCCGAATGGACCCCGGATCAAGTCCGGGGTGACGAAAGTGGAGAGGCGGAGCGGCTCGATTCCATCACGCTCACGGCGCATGTTTCGAAGGGTACCTATATCCGCAGCCTCGCGCGCGACATTGCGCGGGCGGTCGGGACGGTCGGGCATGTCACCATGTTGCGCCGGACGAAGGCAGGGCCGTTCGCGCTCGATCAGGCGATTTCGCTGGACAAATTGAACGCTTTCGGCCAAGGGGCCGCCCAATCAGAGATATTTCTGCCGCTGGAGGCAGGGCTGGTCGGCATCCCGGCTCTGGACCTTTCCCCGGAAGCGGCAGGGGCGATCCGTCAGGGTCGTGTCTGGACCGGGGGAAGCACGCAGGACGGGCTCTATTGGGGACGCGACGCCGACGATCGGCCCGTGGCATTGATAGAGGCTTTGGCGGGAACGCTGAAGGTCGTGCGGGGCTTCAATCTGTAA
- a CDS encoding DUF6491 family protein: MNRLFALSLAAALLPLSATAAAEGAPQESRALGVETGISFPSNATIRTFQADGEDGVWIQDSRRDWYYATFFGPCRDIDFAQAIGVDTRGTSRLDKFASLLVRGERCAISSFVTSAPPPTKEERKAAREAEKAAKAAADAAKSN, from the coding sequence ATGAACAGATTATTCGCACTCTCCCTGGCCGCCGCCTTGCTTCCCCTTTCGGCAACTGCGGCGGCCGAAGGGGCACCGCAGGAATCGCGCGCGCTGGGCGTCGAAACCGGCATCAGCTTTCCCAGCAACGCGACGATCCGCACCTTTCAGGCCGATGGCGAGGATGGCGTGTGGATTCAGGACAGCCGCCGCGACTGGTATTATGCCACCTTCTTCGGTCCGTGCCGCGACATCGATTTTGCGCAGGCGATCGGCGTCGACACGCGCGGAACCTCGCGGCTCGACAAGTTCGCGTCGCTTCTGGTGCGCGGTGAACGCTGCGCGATTTCGTCTTTCGTGACATCGGCGCCGCCGCCGACCAAGGAAGAGCGCAAGGCAGCGCGCGAGGCGGAGAAAGCCGCCAAGGCCGCAGCGGACGCCGCCAAGTCGAATTGA